From the Teredinibacter turnerae T7901 genome, one window contains:
- a CDS encoding HAMP domain-containing methyl-accepting chemotaxis protein yields the protein MMNRISLKALVISAFVAFLIMNAFTSFMGITSLADMSSRVHHLVESSAEKIKIAARMRQELLMLQRSEQRIIIETESAKMQQIHDDMLDIRAQMKEKYDRLHKITDAERMSILEEFNRTLKLFYETQDEVVRLAMLNSNVRAKELSGNQARTSFDNAQSAMTKLVDYLDQEMRTTNSVANARSAAAKVKLSTTINRDLAAVLAGEKEIIIAATTEEMEQIAENIEPYIESLEELSGQLEKIASPQEMTLVKAFGESFSNYLRFHNQVRQISFENGNAKALALSESQGAKLMKDAEAALTEVINEADSDMISDQDASNASYTTARNILIAIFAVSLGLSVAIGLIVIHRIDLVSRVTARIGQGDLTAEFDPNANKNDIYGVLAAMNNNVKNIVGEIISAAENVASGSTQTSATGQQIAQGATEQAASLEEVSSAMEQMASNIAHSADNAQQTEQIARKAAEDAERTGKAVDEAVIAMNDIAEKIGIIEEISRQTNLLALNAAIEAARAGEHGKGFTVVAAEVRKLAERSQKAAGEIVTRAKGSLDVSQQAGDMLRQLLPDIKRTSDLVQEISASTREQDAGAGEINSALQQLDQVVQQSAAAAEEMAATAEELSAQAEQLQSSVSFFKIDNRSRTTSSRKPASTRKPPMGGGNKRAAPEKSKEAESDNSGFDLKLDDDRDEFVRY from the coding sequence ATGATGAACCGTATCAGCTTGAAAGCTTTGGTTATAAGTGCTTTTGTTGCGTTCCTTATCATGAACGCGTTTACCAGTTTTATGGGGATCACATCGCTTGCCGATATGAGTTCCAGAGTCCACCACTTGGTGGAATCCTCAGCGGAAAAAATTAAAATCGCCGCCAGAATGCGCCAGGAATTATTGATGCTTCAGCGCTCCGAGCAGAGGATTATAATTGAAACCGAATCGGCGAAGATGCAGCAGATCCACGATGACATGCTCGATATTCGCGCGCAGATGAAAGAAAAATATGATCGCCTGCATAAAATTACTGACGCCGAGCGTATGAGCATATTGGAGGAGTTTAACCGCACATTAAAACTGTTCTACGAAACTCAGGATGAAGTTGTGCGCCTGGCGATGCTTAATTCCAATGTGCGCGCGAAAGAACTCAGTGGCAACCAGGCTCGAACCTCATTCGACAATGCACAGTCCGCCATGACCAAGCTGGTGGATTATTTAGATCAGGAAATGCGTACAACCAACTCGGTGGCCAACGCACGAAGTGCAGCAGCCAAAGTCAAACTCTCCACTACAATCAATCGCGATTTAGCTGCTGTACTCGCCGGCGAAAAGGAAATTATTATCGCGGCAACCACAGAAGAAATGGAGCAAATTGCCGAAAACATCGAGCCTTATATTGAATCCCTTGAAGAGCTATCGGGGCAGCTCGAAAAAATTGCCAGCCCTCAAGAAATGACATTGGTAAAAGCATTCGGGGAAAGTTTCAGCAATTACCTGCGTTTTCACAACCAGGTTCGCCAAATCAGTTTCGAAAACGGCAATGCAAAGGCGTTAGCGCTATCAGAATCTCAGGGCGCGAAACTGATGAAAGACGCCGAGGCAGCACTCACAGAAGTTATCAACGAAGCAGATTCGGATATGATTTCGGATCAGGACGCCAGCAATGCCTCTTACACCACCGCGCGTAATATTCTTATCGCTATTTTCGCGGTTTCACTTGGCCTCAGCGTCGCTATTGGTTTAATTGTAATTCATCGAATCGATTTGGTCAGCCGCGTTACCGCTCGCATTGGACAGGGTGATCTGACCGCAGAATTCGACCCCAATGCCAATAAAAATGATATTTACGGCGTACTGGCTGCGATGAACAATAATGTAAAAAATATTGTCGGCGAGATTATCTCGGCTGCGGAGAATGTCGCATCGGGCAGCACCCAAACCAGCGCAACCGGTCAGCAAATTGCACAAGGTGCGACTGAACAGGCGGCATCGCTGGAGGAAGTTTCTTCCGCAATGGAACAAATGGCCTCCAACATTGCGCACAGTGCGGACAATGCGCAACAGACGGAGCAGATCGCTCGCAAGGCCGCCGAGGACGCAGAACGTACCGGCAAGGCAGTGGATGAAGCGGTTATTGCAATGAACGATATTGCCGAAAAAATTGGCATTATTGAGGAGATTTCCCGGCAGACAAACTTACTCGCACTTAACGCCGCGATCGAAGCCGCCCGCGCTGGCGAGCACGGCAAGGGCTTTACTGTGGTGGCGGCTGAGGTTCGCAAGCTGGCAGAGCGCAGCCAAAAAGCCGCTGGTGAAATCGTTACCCGCGCAAAAGGCAGTCTCGATGTTTCACAACAAGCAGGCGATATGCTTAGGCAGTTGCTGCCAGACATTAAGCGCACATCCGACTTAGTGCAGGAAATCAGCGCGTCTACACGCGAACAGGATGCTGGAGCAGGTGAAATCAACTCGGCACTGCAACAGCTGGATCAGGTTGTGCAACAGTCGGCTGCGGCCGCGGAAGAAATGGCCGCAACCGCCGAAGAACTCTCCGCCCAAGCCGAACAACTTCAGTCCTCTGTCAGCTTCTTTAAAATCGACAACAGAAGCCGAACAACATCCAGCCGCAAGCCCGCAAGCACCCGCAAACCGCCGATGGGCGGCGGTAATAAACGCGCTGCACCAGAGAAATCTAAAGAAGCAGAATCCGACAATAGCGGGTTTGACCTTAAACTCGACGATGACCGCGATGAGTTTGTTCGCTACTAG
- a CDS encoding chemotaxis protein CheW yields MKEANTAIKESSADQPSLQVLTFLLDHEIYGTDISQIQEVLEYIKVTPVPRTPDFMLGVINLRGHVVPVVDLRRQFEMEVSEPTVDTCIVIVEIMVDDESTSMGLLADGVKEVVELEARSITPAPRIGSRIDTKFISGMCEHEDSLIIILNLSKIFSSDEISEVMDSVSSKAAKSIETDSDDSE; encoded by the coding sequence ATGAAAGAAGCAAACACGGCCATAAAAGAAAGCAGTGCGGACCAGCCAAGCTTACAGGTGCTCACCTTTTTGCTGGACCATGAAATCTACGGCACAGACATTAGCCAAATACAGGAAGTTCTTGAATATATTAAGGTTACACCAGTCCCCCGTACACCCGACTTTATGCTGGGCGTTATCAACCTGCGCGGGCATGTGGTACCTGTGGTGGATCTGCGTAGACAGTTCGAGATGGAAGTGTCGGAGCCCACTGTCGATACCTGCATCGTCATTGTCGAAATTATGGTAGATGACGAAAGCACGTCCATGGGCTTGCTTGCCGATGGGGTAAAGGAGGTGGTGGAACTTGAAGCGCGATCAATTACACCCGCGCCTCGCATTGGTAGCCGCATTGATACCAAGTTCATTAGCGGCATGTGTGAACACGAAGACAGCCTGATTATTATTCTCAACCTCTCCAAGATATTTTCATCGGATGAAATCAGCGAGGTTATGGACTCGGTCTCCAGTAAAGCAGCGAAATCAATCGAAACTGATTCCGACGATAGTGAATAA
- a CDS encoding CheR family methyltransferase produces MAATGTALRFDPLTEKDRQRIARFVESNIGVQCPASKHSLVESRLRKRQKALGFSTLKHYIDFALEAKEGEQERIHLLDTLTTNKTDFYREIEHFHFLRRSLEARLAASHSRAAVRFWSAGCSTGQEPYTLAMEILEMQQRFSHFRAEIVATDISVSCLQTAKRAVYPHETIEPVPLAVRKKYLLRSNKNGRDLVQMDAPVRKLVQFQTLNLLHDDFRKNGAFDYIFCRNVMIYFSNSDRESIIKRFAASLKPGGILFIGHSENLVGNKLAFSRVQPTVYQRN; encoded by the coding sequence ATGGCAGCGACAGGAACAGCACTCCGTTTCGACCCGCTTACCGAAAAAGATCGGCAGCGCATAGCGCGTTTTGTTGAGAGCAATATAGGCGTTCAATGCCCTGCGTCTAAACACTCCCTGGTGGAAAGTCGCTTGCGCAAGCGCCAAAAAGCGCTCGGGTTTAGCACGCTAAAGCACTACATCGACTTCGCGTTGGAGGCGAAGGAAGGCGAACAGGAGCGGATTCATTTACTCGATACGCTTACCACCAATAAGACCGATTTTTATCGTGAAATTGAGCATTTTCATTTTTTAAGGCGCTCGCTGGAAGCCCGCCTTGCTGCCAGCCACTCCCGCGCGGCTGTGCGCTTCTGGAGCGCAGGCTGTTCCACTGGCCAGGAGCCTTACACGCTCGCAATGGAAATACTGGAGATGCAGCAACGATTTTCGCATTTTCGTGCAGAAATTGTTGCAACAGATATTTCGGTATCCTGCCTGCAAACCGCCAAACGCGCTGTATACCCTCACGAAACCATCGAACCCGTTCCCCTGGCCGTGCGAAAAAAATATTTACTGCGCAGCAACAAAAACGGTCGAGATCTAGTTCAGATGGATGCTCCGGTTCGCAAACTCGTGCAGTTCCAAACGCTAAATCTACTCCACGATGATTTTCGTAAGAATGGGGCTTTCGATTATATTTTTTGTCGCAATGTGATGATCTACTTTAGCAACAGTGATCGCGAGTCAATTATAAAGCGTTTCGCTGCCAGCTTAAAACCTGGTGGTATTTTATTTATTGGTCATTCAGAAAACCTAGTCGGCAATAAATTAGCATTTTCGCGTGTACAGCCCACAGTTTATCAACGTAACTAG
- a CDS encoding protein-glutamate methylesterase/protein-glutamine glutaminase: protein MIKVMIVDDSAVVRQALQDALSSDPEIEVIATAQDPYIAAERLRKIAPDVITLDVEMPRMDGVTFLTKLMQQHPIPVVICSSLVGEGTDTLMKALEAGAVDIIQKPTLGTRQFIEDSRVMICETVKGAAHARLKKLSASRTPAKKNNADVMLAKASKAMAETTEKVIAIGASTGGTEAIREVLTGMPLGCPGIIIVQHMPEGFTRSFAERLDKLCTIKVKEATNGDTILRGQALIAPGNKHMMLKRSGARYFVELKEGPLVSRHRPSVDVLFRSVARYAGKNAVAAILTGMGDDGASGLKEIFDAGAWTCAQDEETCVVYGMPKEAVLKGATERQFPLNKIATALLHAAK, encoded by the coding sequence GTGATTAAAGTAATGATTGTGGACGATTCCGCCGTAGTCCGTCAGGCTCTGCAGGATGCGCTTTCCTCGGACCCGGAAATTGAAGTAATCGCCACAGCACAAGATCCTTATATCGCTGCAGAGCGCCTTAGAAAAATAGCGCCTGATGTGATCACCCTGGATGTGGAAATGCCGCGCATGGACGGCGTTACCTTTCTAACCAAACTCATGCAACAACACCCTATTCCGGTAGTTATCTGCTCCTCACTGGTGGGAGAAGGCACAGATACTTTGATGAAAGCACTTGAAGCGGGCGCTGTGGATATTATTCAAAAGCCTACGCTAGGTACCCGGCAGTTTATCGAAGATTCCCGGGTGATGATTTGTGAGACGGTTAAAGGTGCTGCACATGCACGGCTCAAAAAACTATCGGCTTCGCGTACGCCAGCGAAAAAAAATAACGCGGATGTAATGCTCGCAAAAGCCAGTAAGGCGATGGCGGAAACGACAGAAAAGGTTATTGCGATAGGTGCGTCTACCGGCGGTACCGAAGCCATTCGTGAGGTTTTAACCGGAATGCCTTTAGGTTGCCCCGGCATTATTATTGTTCAACACATGCCAGAAGGGTTCACCCGCTCCTTTGCCGAACGGCTAGATAAGCTATGCACCATTAAAGTAAAAGAGGCAACTAACGGCGATACCATTTTAAGAGGCCAGGCACTCATCGCACCTGGCAACAAGCATATGATGTTAAAGCGCAGCGGTGCTCGCTACTTTGTTGAGTTAAAAGAAGGGCCACTGGTGTCCAGGCATCGTCCGTCAGTGGACGTGTTATTTCGCAGTGTCGCCCGCTACGCAGGGAAAAATGCAGTAGCAGCCATTCTTACCGGTATGGGCGACGATGGCGCTTCCGGCCTAAAAGAAATCTTCGATGCAGGAGCATGGACTTGCGCACAAGATGAAGAAACCTGTGTCGTTTACGGCATGCCTAAAGAAGCGGTTCTCAAAGGCGCTACCGAACGGCAGTTTCCGCTCAATAAAATTGCAACCGCGCTGCTTCATGCCGCCAAGTAG
- a CDS encoding chemotaxis protein CheD — MHKAVKKVVIHAGEYCFDREGTHVHTLLGSCISITLWHPKRKIGGICHFALPKNPSPTSKPNPRYADDCMKLFLSSCESRNTKIREYEVKVFGGSDVTTKYPREMENSERSPIGEKNSVAAFELLLAEGANIVSAHVGESGYRRIIFDIGTGDVWVKFRTLEKTAADLRSLSGRR; from the coding sequence ATGCACAAGGCAGTCAAAAAAGTTGTTATCCACGCGGGCGAGTATTGTTTCGACCGCGAAGGAACCCATGTGCACACACTGCTGGGTTCTTGTATTTCCATCACCTTGTGGCACCCTAAGCGGAAAATCGGCGGAATATGCCACTTCGCATTACCCAAAAACCCGAGCCCGACAAGCAAGCCTAACCCCCGCTATGCAGACGATTGCATGAAATTATTTTTAAGTTCATGTGAGTCCCGCAATACGAAAATTCGCGAGTATGAAGTCAAGGTTTTTGGCGGCAGTGACGTTACAACAAAATACCCCAGAGAGATGGAAAATAGCGAACGCAGCCCCATTGGAGAGAAAAACAGTGTTGCTGCGTTTGAATTGCTCTTGGCGGAGGGCGCCAATATCGTGAGTGCACACGTGGGCGAGTCCGGGTACCGGCGAATTATTTTCGATATCGGCACCGGAGACGTGTGGGTAAAATTTCGCACGCTGGAGAAGACGGCAGCAGACCTGCGCTCACTCAGCGGGCGGCGCTAG
- a CDS encoding efflux RND transporter permease subunit gives MNENKGFLAQFIAHPIASKTLLAIFILLGVLGAFSLRQEVFPPFAPNRVDIFVAVRGATASEVEELVVRSVEQKLVELTEIDRIIATAYQDYAQFQLELVPDVDPYKALTLIKSQVESIRSFPSYAEPPVYSVPKTTGPLLLVNLYGDLPVRVLYGEAIALRDSLALLPGITQVEIEDAPEIEVAITASPEQLRKYDLRFSDIADVISANALNLSAGELSADNGRILLRGDTQAVSEEDFGELVVAAFAGGNKIYLQDVADVRIGPVESYVNSRFNSQPSFTLSVRRDKYLSLSTASERVREFVTSYQTRLGSEVGLTVWADDSREFSSRVSLLLKNGITGFLIICIVMTLFVHIKVAFWTAVGIPVSMLGALGLLYISGTEVSLNAITLFGFLIAAGLIVDDAIVIGESIHEETLAKGEGMQSAISGAHKVAMPTVFGALTSIAAFFPLTLTEGKMGSQMAGIGTVVICCLFASIIESKLVLPNHLAGKWRSGFRGLDLSKIQARSNGLLNRFTENTYSKGLVFSLRRPWLVIAFALFLLFASVGILVGGVVRTVTLPNIADYEVEGSFTIDANLSPVQRSQIADALEQSLYATSEALKKEHNLEFDPVMMNAITVDTTRIVIAVEISHRDDAPFDAHQVANLWRNKLPLMPGIESANIASGPNGDEQVAIQLSGNDLETIYAAKEEVKSYLGEIDGVVDIRDSALTKSTELLLQVNPFGESLGLTQAYLLAQIRTGFYGLEAQRVQVGEQEWRVMVRLAKNHRQTESDLANMEIQLPNGRFLPLERVATIKSTRTETMVQRIDGQRAVTVYANTLGNVDAEGVAEGIVEDFLPGLQSRYTGLSYSIEGEAKDAAKSIRSLINGSIIAVFIMFVLMAIPLKSYLYPAVIMLLLPLGFIGTIVGHLLVPIDYSLISMFGLIALMGVMINNGLLLIDQYLVNIEQGMEREKAIVESCTRRFRPILLTALTTFAGLMPLIWESDPEALWLVPIAVSLGIGILVSTGLTLIVLPVVLVLLPMKQQRSINTTSEAVFTPVKTSEVVQPSISSVKYRYSDHAPS, from the coding sequence ATGAATGAGAATAAAGGGTTCCTCGCACAATTTATCGCTCATCCTATCGCCAGTAAGACGTTGCTGGCGATTTTTATTTTGTTGGGTGTGCTCGGTGCATTTTCGTTGCGACAAGAGGTGTTCCCGCCTTTTGCACCGAATCGTGTAGATATATTTGTAGCTGTGCGCGGTGCCACGGCCAGCGAAGTTGAGGAATTGGTAGTGCGCAGCGTCGAACAGAAGCTGGTGGAGCTGACCGAAATAGATCGGATTATCGCGACGGCATATCAGGATTATGCGCAATTTCAGCTGGAACTCGTGCCCGATGTCGATCCCTACAAAGCATTAACGCTTATTAAATCGCAGGTGGAAAGCATCCGATCTTTTCCTAGCTATGCGGAGCCGCCGGTATACTCGGTTCCCAAAACAACGGGGCCTTTACTGTTGGTGAATTTGTACGGCGATCTGCCGGTGCGTGTGCTGTATGGCGAGGCGATTGCTCTTCGCGACAGCCTGGCATTGCTGCCTGGTATTACGCAGGTTGAAATCGAAGATGCGCCCGAAATAGAGGTTGCGATCACCGCATCGCCAGAGCAACTGCGCAAATACGATTTGCGCTTTTCTGATATTGCCGACGTGATTTCTGCCAACGCACTGAATTTATCTGCAGGGGAGTTAAGCGCAGATAACGGACGCATCCTGTTGCGCGGTGATACTCAAGCTGTCAGTGAGGAAGATTTCGGAGAGCTTGTTGTAGCAGCTTTCGCTGGTGGTAACAAAATATACTTGCAGGATGTCGCCGATGTTCGTATAGGGCCAGTGGAGTCTTACGTTAACTCGCGCTTTAACAGTCAGCCGAGCTTTACCTTGAGTGTGCGCCGAGATAAATACCTTAGCTTGTCAACGGCAAGCGAGCGGGTTAGGGAGTTTGTGACTAGCTACCAGACGAGGCTGGGCAGCGAAGTAGGACTTACCGTATGGGCTGATGATTCGCGTGAGTTTTCGTCACGGGTATCGCTTCTGTTAAAAAATGGAATCACCGGGTTTCTGATTATCTGTATTGTAATGACACTTTTTGTGCATATTAAAGTGGCTTTCTGGACTGCAGTCGGTATACCGGTTTCCATGCTCGGTGCGCTCGGCTTGTTGTACATCTCAGGCACTGAAGTGAGCTTGAATGCAATCACGCTCTTTGGATTCTTAATCGCTGCCGGCTTAATTGTAGATGACGCAATTGTAATTGGTGAGAGCATCCATGAGGAAACTCTCGCCAAAGGCGAGGGTATGCAAAGTGCTATCAGCGGTGCCCACAAGGTGGCTATGCCAACAGTGTTTGGTGCCTTAACATCGATTGCTGCCTTTTTTCCATTAACCCTGACCGAAGGAAAAATGGGAAGTCAGATGGCAGGAATTGGTACTGTGGTCATTTGTTGTTTATTCGCGTCGATTATCGAATCCAAATTGGTCTTGCCGAATCATCTAGCGGGTAAGTGGCGCAGCGGTTTCAGAGGATTAGATCTTTCGAAAATACAGGCGCGTTCAAACGGTTTGCTAAATCGATTTACCGAAAATACCTATAGCAAGGGGCTGGTGTTTTCGCTGCGACGTCCATGGCTGGTTATCGCATTTGCGCTTTTCCTACTTTTTGCCAGCGTGGGAATTCTTGTTGGTGGTGTTGTTCGCACAGTCACCCTGCCAAATATTGCGGATTACGAAGTGGAAGGCAGTTTTACTATTGATGCAAATTTAAGTCCGGTACAGCGGTCGCAAATTGCCGACGCCCTTGAGCAATCGCTTTACGCCACCAGCGAAGCGCTCAAGAAAGAACACAACCTGGAATTCGATCCAGTAATGATGAACGCGATTACCGTAGATACCACGCGCATTGTTATCGCAGTGGAAATCAGCCACCGTGACGATGCACCGTTTGATGCTCATCAGGTCGCAAATTTGTGGCGCAACAAGCTGCCGCTAATGCCAGGCATTGAATCCGCGAATATTGCTTCGGGCCCTAACGGCGATGAACAGGTGGCAATCCAACTCAGTGGTAACGATTTAGAAACTATCTATGCAGCTAAAGAGGAAGTAAAAAGCTACCTGGGTGAGATTGACGGCGTTGTCGATATTCGAGATAGCGCTTTAACCAAGTCTACTGAACTGCTACTTCAGGTAAATCCGTTCGGTGAGTCCCTGGGGTTAACACAGGCATATCTGTTGGCACAAATTCGCACCGGGTTTTACGGTTTGGAAGCGCAGCGGGTTCAGGTCGGTGAACAGGAGTGGCGTGTAATGGTCCGTCTGGCAAAGAACCACCGGCAAACCGAGTCCGATCTAGCGAATATGGAAATTCAGTTGCCCAATGGCCGCTTTTTGCCGCTAGAGCGCGTCGCTACTATTAAGTCCACGCGTACGGAAACCATGGTGCAGCGAATCGATGGTCAGCGAGCCGTAACGGTATACGCGAATACCTTGGGTAATGTGGACGCGGAAGGCGTTGCCGAAGGCATTGTTGAGGACTTTCTGCCCGGCTTGCAGAGCCGGTACACCGGGTTGTCCTACAGTATTGAAGGCGAGGCAAAGGATGCGGCCAAGTCAATACGCAGCTTGATAAATGGCAGCATTATTGCGGTATTTATCATGTTTGTTTTGATGGCAATTCCGCTTAAATCCTATTTGTACCCTGCTGTCATTATGCTGCTTTTACCCCTGGGTTTTATTGGGACTATTGTCGGCCACCTGCTGGTACCGATTGATTACAGTTTGATCTCCATGTTCGGGCTTATTGCATTAATGGGCGTGATGATAAATAACGGATTACTGTTAATTGATCAATATCTGGTAAATATCGAGCAAGGCATGGAGCGCGAGAAAGCGATAGTTGAAAGCTGTACGCGGCGTTTTCGCCCCATTTTACTAACCGCGTTAACGACTTTCGCGGGTTTAATGCCCCTCATCTGGGAATCTGATCCCGAAGCTTTATGGCTGGTACCCATTGCTGTTTCGCTGGGGATTGGTATTCTTGTGAGTACCGGGCTAACCCTTATCGTTTTACCGGTGGTTTTAGTGCTATTGCCAATGAAGCAGCAACGTTCAATCAACACGACATCAGAAGCTGTTTTTACACCGGTTAAAACGTCTGAAGTGGTCCAGCCCTCCATATCCAGCGTTAAATACCGCTATTCCGATCATGCGCCCAGTTGA
- a CDS encoding efflux RND transporter periplasmic adaptor subunit produces the protein MERANSFQLVAQLQCHRAVQFACFLFVSSILSMAITVSAYAQGKAADGGGLYQVQTVSIERTHCQNSFIAYGQVYPHQTSLLNPRVSGLVETLGEAFEAGRRVTRGQILVSLEKTDFEFRLAEALRQLADAQLMLAEQQALSERAIAEWKVGNQGSPPSLAARKPQITLAKAQVDAAEYAVAVARRDLAATDVKAPFDGWVVSRSASVGNMVSPQSSLAELIPAKKVIVRMMLSPEQVEKIKQFGGPEHAEIELFNDITNTSPYFRFSGLDLNAMADAETRQLAASAVLDLAPEYEGEVYPGAFFKARIYTQQQGDYFSVPREAFNEAGNIFIVEEKKVREMQVATVFNSLGNRVVDIPGEKSVHLVVSKLDRIWHGMPVTEKVASHE, from the coding sequence ATGGAAAGAGCAAACAGCTTCCAGTTAGTAGCGCAGTTGCAATGTCATAGAGCGGTACAGTTTGCGTGTTTTTTATTCGTATCGTCAATCCTGTCTATGGCAATAACCGTATCTGCGTATGCCCAGGGTAAAGCTGCAGATGGCGGAGGCCTCTATCAAGTGCAAACGGTCTCGATAGAGCGAACGCACTGTCAGAACAGTTTTATTGCCTACGGCCAGGTGTATCCTCATCAAACCAGCTTGTTAAACCCCCGTGTTAGCGGTCTTGTCGAGACGCTGGGTGAGGCGTTCGAAGCCGGGCGCCGTGTGACGCGGGGGCAGATACTGGTGTCATTGGAAAAAACCGATTTTGAATTTCGGCTGGCCGAAGCGCTCAGGCAACTGGCAGATGCCCAGCTTATGCTGGCGGAGCAGCAGGCGCTTAGCGAACGTGCGATTGCGGAGTGGAAGGTTGGTAATCAAGGCAGTCCACCCTCGTTGGCCGCGCGTAAACCGCAAATTACGTTAGCCAAGGCTCAGGTTGATGCGGCGGAATACGCCGTTGCGGTTGCCCGTCGAGATCTGGCTGCCACCGATGTAAAAGCTCCGTTCGACGGTTGGGTTGTCTCTCGCTCAGCGAGCGTTGGCAATATGGTCTCTCCGCAATCATCGCTGGCCGAATTAATTCCTGCAAAGAAAGTCATTGTGCGGATGATGCTTTCACCGGAGCAGGTGGAGAAAATAAAACAGTTTGGTGGGCCGGAGCATGCGGAAATTGAACTGTTTAACGACATAACTAACACATCGCCCTATTTTAGATTTAGCGGTCTTGATCTAAATGCAATGGCTGATGCTGAAACTCGCCAATTAGCGGCGTCAGCGGTGTTAGACCTTGCGCCAGAGTATGAGGGTGAGGTCTATCCCGGTGCGTTTTTTAAAGCGCGGATCTACACCCAACAACAAGGAGATTATTTTTCGGTACCTCGGGAAGCATTTAACGAGGCGGGAAACATCTTTATTGTTGAAGAGAAAAAAGTGCGGGAAATGCAGGTGGCAACGGTATTTAATTCACTTGGAAATCGCGTAGTCGATATTCCTGGCGAAAAATCGGTACATTTGGTGGTCTCTAAACTTGATCGGATATGGCACGGCATGCCGGTGACTGAAAAGGTGGCTTCTCATGAATGA
- a CDS encoding MipA/OmpV family protein, with amino-acid sequence MKKYVDAIGLLFAVSAASAFGMTEEEAKQVVARVQSGATYTEMRAVKHKGSPAYELEYIYDGDEYEVIVAPDGTVLDQYKDSGMPVIVSLALDVSTQLYREQDAGVELIPVIVGSYKKFWFRGLQHGFYAYKNPYLSISPMIKLNPDIGYSVDNAESGSTLYEGLDDTSFSAEGGLQLMFQLPGVSLEVNMLTDLLGDHEGQLVEVALSHAMHFGPALLVPEIKYSYNTEEIGQFYFGVDPEDATFERPAFEVGSTSDIELSTVFLWRFASRWYMVSEASYKMYDDKIEDSPLVDDTTQASIFVGVGISF; translated from the coding sequence GTGAAAAAATACGTAGATGCAATAGGCTTATTGTTCGCGGTCAGTGCAGCGTCCGCGTTTGGCATGACAGAAGAAGAAGCTAAGCAAGTTGTTGCTCGTGTTCAAAGCGGTGCAACCTACACAGAAATGCGGGCAGTAAAGCACAAAGGTTCACCTGCGTACGAACTGGAATATATCTATGATGGCGATGAATACGAAGTTATAGTCGCGCCAGATGGAACGGTGCTGGACCAATATAAAGACAGCGGAATGCCAGTGATTGTTAGTTTGGCTTTGGATGTTTCCACTCAGCTGTATCGCGAACAGGACGCAGGCGTAGAATTGATTCCTGTCATCGTCGGTAGCTATAAGAAATTCTGGTTTAGAGGATTGCAGCACGGATTCTACGCATATAAAAATCCCTACCTTTCTATATCTCCAATGATCAAGTTGAATCCGGATATCGGATACAGCGTCGACAATGCTGAAAGCGGTTCAACCTTGTACGAAGGCTTGGACGATACCAGCTTTTCAGCCGAGGGTGGGTTGCAGCTCATGTTCCAACTTCCAGGGGTCAGCCTCGAAGTGAATATGTTGACTGATCTGCTAGGGGATCACGAAGGTCAACTGGTCGAGGTTGCGCTATCCCACGCTATGCATTTCGGCCCTGCTTTGCTTGTGCCGGAAATAAAATATTCTTACAACACTGAAGAAATAGGCCAGTTCTATTTTGGGGTAGACCCAGAGGACGCGACATTTGAGCGTCCAGCTTTTGAAGTGGGAAGTACCAGTGATATCGAATTGAGCACCGTATTTTTGTGGCGCTTCGCTTCGCGTTGGTACATGGTGAGCGAAGCCTCCTACAAAATGTACGACGATAAAATTGAAGATAGCCCGCTGGTAGACGACACAACACAGGCCAGTATTTTTGTCGGCGTAGGGATAAGCTTTTGA